AAGCAAGGGCATTGTCAATCCGCTGTATTAAAGAATAGCACTATTTGGTCTAAAGTATTTTTACAGCTTTATTGTAAAGAAAGAGCAAAATCTCATCATTAGTGTCCGGTTATAAATAAAACAAATTCAATTGTTTAATCAACGTTACAAATAAATTAACATTCGATTAACCGGATACTAATGTATTTTGTTATACATGAAACCTTCATACATGCGTTAAGAAGATTGAAGACACCACCATCTATCCGCAAATCTCACTGATAAACCGGGCTTCTGCCTGGTGAACCCACTCCCTGAAATTGCTATCTGGGGTATAATCGGGGACAAACTCGATCAACTTGTTCAATTTGAATTTCTTGGCCGAGATACCTACACCCGAGAGACCCGAGTCGTAAGCGTTGAACTCCTGCTCCACATGCACAGGCACCATGAGAGTAGGCTTCCGGTAATAAAGGGCCTCACAAAGAGATTCGAATCCCGACGTGGTGGCATAACCCATACAGCCGGCCATGCTCCGCAGGAAACGTTCATCGTTCAACTTATACAACGTGAAATTATCATCGATCTGAGTCACCTCCTCGGCATCTTTCTTATCCCAGAAAAAACGTAATGGAACTTCGGGATGTTTTTCATGCCACTCCGACACCTCGTCAAAATAGCCGGCATTCAACATATAACCGTGGATATAATCACCATCGGATGGCACTATTTCAAAAACCTCCGATCGCAATAGAGGCGGGACAGTCACAATCTTCTTCTTTTTCGATCCCGGCATATCCCTGAAAGAGAGCGCCAGTATTTTTGATGCCCGTGTGGAAGTGATCCTTGAGAGCATCCGTAAAAAGTAGTATTTCATGTCCTGTTCTGCAGTCGTTTTATAGTGAGGATTAAGCAATACATACTGATGCGCAAGGGTAATCATCTCTATCCCCATCTTCTTATCAAAGCGGTAGATACCATAAGCCATACCGGTAATCATCTCGTAGAAATTGATCACCTTGTCGGGTTTCAACTCTTCTATCTTATGTTTGATAAATTGCAGGCTATCCTTGAAAACAAAAGGCCGGAGAAAATTATTCGCCATGCTGATCAGGATATTGGGACGTTTCTGCTTGTAGAAGGAGGTAAAACTGGGGCTATCAAATTCAAATATGGGAGCTCCAATCTTATCAATGAAAAAAGCCGGCGTCTGCCTGGAATCACTTTTACCAATAAGCACGGCAACCACCTCGTGGCCATGCTTACGAAGTACGGCAGCCAGGGAAAGTGCCTGTGTAAAATGGCCTCTCCCCTCACCCTGCACAGTAAACAGAAATCTCACTCGTCAAGATTTTTAAATAAAAACTTCAGCGCAAAAATACAAAATTGCCTCACAATCCACAACAAAGAGGGTTAATTATAATTTCGTCTTCCCCCTTTTATTACTTGCCTATCTTTTAAAAGCAAGTACAGAAAATGCATGCGCCTTATGAAATTTGAATTATTTGTTGAATTCAAGCGCCTTTCCTAACACGTTTTCAGTCAAACTGCCGTTTTGATAAACAATATTCCCGTTGACGAAAGTCGTGTGGATTGAACAACTGAAAGTATTTCCCTCAAAAGGCGACCAGCCGCATTTGTAAAATAGATTTTCAGGAGTGACGGTATATGGCTTAAAGGGATCAACTAATACCAGATCGGCATAATAACCCTCTCTAATAA
This window of the Proteiniphilum saccharofermentans genome carries:
- a CDS encoding glycosyltransferase family protein, with amino-acid sequence MRFLFTVQGEGRGHFTQALSLAAVLRKHGHEVVAVLIGKSDSRQTPAFFIDKIGAPIFEFDSPSFTSFYKQKRPNILISMANNFLRPFVFKDSLQFIKHKIEELKPDKVINFYEMITGMAYGIYRFDKKMGIEMITLAHQYVLLNPHYKTTAEQDMKYYFLRMLSRITSTRASKILALSFRDMPGSKKKKIVTVPPLLRSEVFEIVPSDGDYIHGYMLNAGYFDEVSEWHEKHPEVPLRFFWDKKDAEEVTQIDDNFTLYKLNDERFLRSMAGCMGYATTSGFESLCEALYYRKPTLMVPVHVEQEFNAYDSGLSGVGISAKKFKLNKLIEFVPDYTPDSNFREWVHQAEARFISEICG